CGCTCTGACTGCTCTAAAAACTGCGGCTGTGTATATTGTGTTGTGGGTAACTTAGTTTCAAAATCGAGTGATTTTGCTGGTGACAATAGTAATTTCATTATCTCATTTTTTTATAATCTCAAAGTTACAACTACAATCTAATAATTAAAACTTAGACAACAACTATTTGTTAATACAGCAATAAGATAAATTAATTATGATGAAGCTTCAAAAACATACAGCTTTTCTTCTACCCCATTATTATATAAAGATTTTATAGGTTGAAATCCGTTTTTCACATAAAAAGCATCCAAGTTTAAATCTTCAATAGTTAGCCAATAATTTTGCTTGGGATGTATTTTTTTTAATTCATTCAACCAAAGCGATCCTAAATTCTGACCTCTTTTTTCTTCTAAAACATAAATAAAACCTAAATATAGATACCCTTTTTGAAACCATGAGTTTGCTTCTTCTACAGCATATAGCATATCGGGAGGGCATGTTGAAAACACCAACCCGCCTGCAATAATTTGGTTGCCGTCTATAAACACATAACACTTTATAGTTTTTTTATATGTTTCCAAAAAAGGCAACAAAGCTTCTTGCCAATCTTCGGGCAGAATTTTAAAAAAACCCGAAACTTCTTCGCTGAGTTTGAAAGTCATTTATGAATGGATTTAATATGAATTAGTTATTATATTGAAAATCTCTGTATTACTGAAAAGAAAAGTCTTCGACAAGCTCAGACTGACTTTTCGGTATCAATTGACTGAAAATTTGATTCAAAATTTAATTTTATAATAAGCCCCACGACCAAAGCTTATCTGAATCTTCAGTCCATCGATCTCCAATATCGGTTCTGTAATACCCATTATTGATAATTACATTACTAATCCTATTATACATCATTTTCTGAGCATCTTTCATTGTATTTCCTATACCTGTAACTAAAACGGCAATACCTGTATTACCTGTAATTAACCATTCGTCGTTTACTTTCTTTAAATGCATGGCGTGCACACCATCTTTACCGTTTTTTTTGAATACCACTACGGCATCTTTAGAAAACAAATTGAATGTTTTTTTGTCATCGTATGGAAACGGGGGCACTACAATAAAAGCACCTACCTGAAATCCCTTTTTTACATTAATTTTGAATTGTTTTTTAGTTGCTAATTTAAAAAACAATTCCC
The genomic region above belongs to Mariniflexile litorale and contains:
- a CDS encoding GNAT family N-acetyltransferase; the protein is MTFKLSEEVSGFFKILPEDWQEALLPFLETYKKTIKCYVFIDGNQIIAGGLVFSTCPPDMLYAVEEANSWFQKGYLYLGFIYVLEEKRGQNLGSLWLNELKKIHPKQNYWLTIEDLNLDAFYVKNGFQPIKSLYNNGVEEKLYVFEASS